The proteins below are encoded in one region of Thermosulfurimonas marina:
- the mnmA gene encoding tRNA 2-thiouridine(34) synthase MnmA has product MIAVALSGGVDSAYAAWRLSRKHPVLLVHARFLPEDTSERPRRLAEALGLPLEVLDLREAFEERVIRYFREAYLRGLTPNPCVICNREIKFGLLLEAVRRLGAEKLATGHYARVRYDPETGRYLLYKGRDTRKDQSYFLHQLSQEALSRVLFPLGDFLKEEVIREAVRLGFFNLTAPESQEVCFIKGDYRELFRGFETPEGEMVTVDGRVVGRHRGLFAYTVGQRRGLGLRLGKPYYVVALDPKHNRVIVGEKRHLLRRTLRVGGVNFIYPLDPDRPFEAAVRLRYRHQEAPARVEPLGGGIFRVVFERPQRAVTPGQFAVFYREDLVLGGGEILPEEEPWPE; this is encoded by the coding sequence ATGATCGCCGTGGCCCTCTCCGGGGGGGTGGACAGCGCCTATGCGGCCTGGCGACTCTCCCGTAAACACCCCGTCCTTCTGGTCCACGCCCGCTTTCTTCCGGAAGATACCTCTGAAAGACCCCGTCGGCTGGCCGAGGCCTTGGGCCTTCCCCTGGAGGTGCTGGACCTCCGGGAGGCCTTCGAGGAGCGGGTCATCCGCTATTTCCGCGAGGCCTATCTCCGGGGCCTCACCCCCAACCCCTGCGTAATCTGCAACCGGGAGATAAAGTTTGGGCTCCTTCTGGAGGCCGTTCGCCGTCTAGGGGCCGAAAAACTGGCCACCGGCCATTATGCCCGGGTGCGCTACGATCCGGAAACCGGCCGCTACCTCCTTTACAAGGGGCGGGATACCCGCAAGGACCAGAGCTATTTCCTGCATCAACTCTCTCAGGAGGCCCTCTCCCGGGTCCTTTTCCCGTTAGGGGATTTTCTCAAGGAAGAGGTCATCCGGGAGGCCGTGCGCCTGGGATTTTTCAACCTCACCGCCCCGGAGAGCCAGGAGGTCTGTTTCATCAAGGGAGATTATCGGGAGCTTTTCCGAGGGTTTGAGACCCCGGAAGGGGAAATGGTCACCGTGGACGGACGGGTAGTGGGACGCCATCGGGGGCTTTTTGCTTATACCGTAGGGCAGAGGAGGGGGCTTGGTCTGCGGCTGGGAAAGCCCTATTATGTGGTGGCCCTGGACCCCAAACACAACCGGGTGATCGTGGGGGAAAAGCGGCACCTCCTGCGGCGCACCCTGCGGGTGGGAGGAGTCAATTTCATTTATCCCCTGGACCCGGACCGCCCCTTTGAGGCCGCGGTACGCCTCCGTTATCGGCACCAGGAGGCCCCGGCCCGGGTGGAGCCTTTGGGAGGAGGGATCTTTCGGGTAGTATTTGAAAGACCCCAACGGGCGGTGACCCCGGGGCAGTTTGCCGTCTTTTACCGGGAGGATCTGGTTCTGGGTGGGGGAGAAATCCTGCCGGAGGAGGAGCCATGGCCCGAGTGA
- a CDS encoding ASKHA domain-containing protein has protein sequence MARVRFLPFEVEIETLDGETVLHAAMRAGVHINASCGGAGVCNKCRVFVEEGRARGESLPEGGYKACTLVPETDLVVRVPVESHLDRRALLRAPKRRATAWLAAEARAREIPFEPSVKRHYLELPPPDLSDNLPDLRRLKRGLKEVLGQEPEVEWSLLSELPYRLRQENFRVTVTLYDHPERSAPVVQRVHPGKATESLAVAVDVGTTTLCAELVDLSSGEVLAETSDYNPQISYGEDVISRIEFARREGGLKTLAQKVRERVAGLIEELGQKTGRETEEIDLVVLSGNTVMTHLFLALEPRFLRETPYVPVAAFFPPVPARELGLPTAEGAVAEFSPCVASYVGGDIVSGVVATGFFEEDPLTLFIDIGTNGEIVVGNRDFLACAACSAGPAFEGGGIKHGMRATVGAIEAVHLDTETYEPMILTIGGRKPKGLCGSGIIALLSQLFLTGLIDRSGKFRRDLDHPRVREGRDGWEYVLVWAEDSATGEDIVFTEADIDNLIRAKGAMFAGYQTLLESVGLSVEAVERVILAGNFGSYLDLEQAITIGLLPDLPRDRFFFVGNSSLLGARLMALSRQMREKAAEVARMMTHFELSAHPGYMDYYMSALFLPHTNIELFPSVKEKLED, from the coding sequence ATGGCCCGAGTGAGATTCCTACCCTTTGAGGTAGAGATCGAAACCCTGGACGGGGAAACCGTTCTCCATGCGGCCATGCGGGCCGGGGTGCATATTAACGCCTCTTGTGGAGGGGCCGGGGTTTGTAACAAGTGTCGGGTCTTTGTGGAGGAAGGCCGAGCCCGGGGGGAAAGCCTTCCCGAAGGGGGATATAAGGCCTGCACCCTGGTGCCGGAGACGGATCTGGTAGTACGGGTCCCGGTGGAAAGCCATCTCGACCGCCGGGCCCTCCTGCGGGCCCCCAAGCGGCGGGCCACGGCCTGGCTGGCGGCCGAGGCCCGGGCCCGCGAGATTCCTTTTGAGCCCTCGGTAAAGCGTCATTATCTGGAACTCCCGCCGCCGGATCTTTCCGACAATCTCCCGGATCTCAGGCGTCTTAAACGGGGGCTCAAAGAGGTCCTGGGCCAGGAGCCTGAGGTGGAATGGTCTCTCCTTTCGGAACTTCCCTATCGGCTGCGCCAGGAAAACTTTCGGGTCACGGTCACCCTCTATGACCATCCCGAAAGGTCGGCCCCGGTGGTTCAAAGGGTGCACCCCGGAAAGGCTACGGAGTCTCTGGCCGTAGCCGTGGATGTGGGGACCACCACCCTCTGTGCGGAACTGGTGGATCTTTCAAGCGGAGAGGTCCTGGCCGAGACCTCGGACTACAACCCCCAGATAAGTTACGGGGAGGACGTCATCAGTCGGATCGAGTTCGCCCGCAGGGAGGGAGGCCTCAAGACCCTGGCCCAGAAAGTCCGGGAGCGGGTGGCCGGCCTTATAGAAGAGTTAGGCCAGAAGACCGGCCGGGAGACGGAGGAAATCGATCTGGTGGTCCTTTCCGGAAATACCGTCATGACCCATCTCTTTCTGGCCCTGGAACCCCGGTTTTTGCGGGAGACGCCTTACGTGCCGGTGGCGGCCTTCTTTCCGCCGGTTCCGGCCCGGGAGTTGGGGCTCCCCACGGCGGAGGGGGCGGTGGCCGAGTTCTCTCCCTGTGTGGCCAGCTACGTAGGGGGAGACATCGTCTCCGGGGTGGTGGCCACCGGCTTTTTCGAAGAGGACCCTCTTACCCTCTTCATCGACATAGGAACCAACGGGGAGATCGTGGTGGGCAACCGGGACTTTTTGGCCTGTGCGGCCTGTTCCGCCGGACCGGCCTTCGAAGGCGGAGGGATCAAACACGGGATGCGGGCCACCGTAGGGGCCATTGAAGCCGTGCACCTGGATACGGAGACCTATGAGCCCATGATCCTTACCATCGGGGGCCGTAAGCCCAAGGGCCTCTGCGGCTCGGGGATCATCGCCCTTCTCTCCCAGCTCTTTCTCACCGGGCTCATCGATCGCTCGGGGAAATTTCGGCGAGACCTGGATCATCCCCGGGTGCGTGAAGGCCGGGACGGCTGGGAGTATGTCCTGGTCTGGGCCGAGGATTCGGCCACCGGAGAGGACATCGTCTTTACCGAGGCCGATATCGACAACCTCATCCGGGCCAAGGGGGCCATGTTTGCCGGCTACCAGACCCTCCTGGAGTCCGTGGGCCTTTCCGTGGAGGCTGTGGAACGGGTGATTCTCGCCGGAAACTTCGGAAGTTATCTCGACCTGGAGCAGGCCATCACCATAGGCTTGCTTCCGGATCTTCCGAGAGATAGATTTTTCTTTGTAGGAAACAGCAGTCTCTTGGGGGCGCGACTCATGGCCCTCTCGCGCCAGATGCGGGAGAAGGCCGCGGAGGTGGCCCGGATGATGACCCACTTCGAGCTCTCGGCCCACCCGGGATACATGGATTACTACATGTCGGCCCTCTTTTTGCCTCATACCAATATTGAGCTCTTCCCTTCGGTAAAGGAGAAACTGGAGGACTGA
- a CDS encoding putative metalloprotease CJM1_0395 family protein → MRVEAPARSWIVSGRLTGPEKGRPKAGPEQGPRGGALPQAPSEGDLDLRALLEIAQLRRIDQMVRAHERAHLAAGGELVISGPHYVYRRGPDGRLYAVGGDVVIDTSGVPGDPEATLRKAERIIRAALAPLNPSPQDLRVALRAQMMAMQARLEVARERMEEGHAYRA, encoded by the coding sequence GTGCGGGTAGAGGCCCCGGCCAGATCCTGGATAGTCTCTGGAAGGCTTACGGGGCCGGAGAAGGGGCGCCCGAAGGCCGGACCGGAGCAGGGACCAAGGGGAGGGGCTCTCCCCCAGGCCCCCTCCGAAGGGGATCTCGATTTAAGAGCCCTTCTGGAGATCGCCCAGCTGCGGAGGATCGATCAGATGGTTCGGGCCCACGAGCGGGCCCATCTGGCGGCCGGAGGGGAACTGGTTATTTCCGGGCCGCACTATGTTTACCGGCGGGGGCCGGACGGGAGACTCTATGCCGTGGGGGGAGACGTGGTCATCGATACCTCTGGGGTGCCCGGGGATCCGGAGGCCACCCTGCGCAAGGCCGAACGCATCATCCGGGCCGCCCTGGCCCCCCTCAATCCCTCGCCCCAGGATCTGCGGGTGGCCCTGCGGGCCCAGATGATGGCCATGCAGGCCCGGCTGGAGGTGGCCCGAGAGAGGATGGAGGAAGGACATGCGTATCGTGCGTGA
- a CDS encoding phosphatidylserine decarboxylase, whose protein sequence is MRIVREGWPWVLLPALAGGAAALSGRRREAGLLGVLSGLSAWFFRDPPREPVWDRELLVSPADGKVALVRYLTEFEEFPGPVYRVGIFMRLHDVHVNRSPVSGRVRHIRWQKGGKLPALWEEAFSGNEKRYFLLERDDGVPVLVVQVAGALARRTVSFLRPGDEVLAGDRLGMIKLGSRVELFFPAEGTRLLVREGHRVRAGESPLALLPWRGR, encoded by the coding sequence ATGCGTATCGTGCGTGAGGGCTGGCCCTGGGTGTTGCTTCCGGCCTTGGCGGGAGGGGCGGCGGCCCTTTCCGGAAGAAGACGGGAGGCCGGGCTCTTGGGGGTCCTTTCCGGGCTTTCCGCCTGGTTCTTTCGGGACCCTCCGCGAGAGCCGGTCTGGGATCGCGAGCTCCTGGTCTCCCCGGCCGACGGAAAGGTGGCCCTGGTGCGTTACTTGACCGAGTTTGAGGAGTTTCCCGGTCCGGTCTATCGGGTGGGGATCTTCATGCGACTTCACGATGTTCATGTGAATCGTTCCCCGGTATCCGGGAGGGTAAGGCATATCCGGTGGCAGAAAGGGGGGAAGCTTCCGGCCCTCTGGGAGGAGGCCTTTTCGGGAAACGAAAAGCGGTACTTTCTTCTGGAAAGGGACGACGGGGTTCCGGTGCTGGTGGTCCAGGTGGCCGGGGCCCTGGCCCGGCGCACGGTGAGTTTTCTGCGTCCGGGAGACGAGGTCCTGGCTGGGGATCGGCTGGGGATGATCAAGCTGGGCTCCCGGGTGGAACTCTTTTTCCCGGCCGAGGGGACCCGCCTCCTGGTGCGGGAGGGACATCGGGTGCGGGCCGGGGAAAGCCCCCTGGCCCTTCTCCCCTGGAGAGGCCGGTGA